One Esox lucius isolate fEsoLuc1 chromosome 1, fEsoLuc1.pri, whole genome shotgun sequence genomic region harbors:
- the klc3 gene encoding kinesin light chain 3 isoform X4, with translation MLTSLLPRCMVGIIRSAGAMLSGEEILCSTRQVIAGLEALRGENRTLLDSLQEALEGRPMIESGSVEQEKSSIIRQSLDRIELGLGEAQVMMALSAHLGSLEAEKQKLRAQVRRLCQENQWLRDELAGAQQRLQDREQEVVTLEEQNRHLQFMSSIRKYDQEEPPSDDKETGSAKESLDDLFPTDEEEQSQISQSHGSSAAAAAQQGGYEIPARLRTLHNLVIQYASQGRYEVAVPLCKQALEDLEKTSGHSHPDVATMLNILALVYRDQNKYKEAANLLNDALAIREKTLGMDHPAVAATLNNLAVLYGKRGKYKEAEPLCKRALEIREKVLGTDHPDVAKQLNNLALLCQNQGKYQEVEQYYERALHIYQSRLGPDDANVAKTKNNLASCYLKQGKYRQAEALYKEILTRAHEKEFGSVDVVLSRLVNEQCC, from the exons ATGTTGACGTCCCTGCTACCGCGGTGCATGGTGGGAATCATCAGATCAG CAGGTGCCATGCTGTCAGGGGAGGAGATTCTGTGTAGCACGCGGCAGGTTATAGCGGGCCTAGAGGCACTGCGTGGGGAGAACCGCACCCTCCTGGACAGCCTGCAGGAGGCGCTGGAGGGCCGACCGATGATCGAGAGCGGCAGCGTGGAGCAGGAGAAGAGCAGCATCATCCGCCAGTCTCTGGATAGGATAGAGTTAGGCCTTGGAGAGGCACAG GTGATGATGGCTCTGTCAGCCCACCTGGGCTCCCTGGAAGCCGAGAAACAGAAGCTGCGGGCCCAGGTACGGAGGCTGTGCCAGGAGAACCAGTGGCTGCGGGATGAGCTGGCTGGAGCCCAGCAGAGGCTGCAGGACCGGGAGCAGGAGGTGGTCACCCTGGAGGAGCAGAACCGACACCTGCAGTTCATGAGCAGCATTCGCAAGTACGATCAGGAGGAGCCCCCGTCG GATGACAAAGAGACGGGCTCAGCCAAGGAGTCCCTGGACGACCTTTTTCCCACGGATGAGGAGGAACAGTCACAGA TATCTCAGTCCCATGGCAGCAGTGCGGCAGCCGCAGCCCAGCAGGGAGGCTATGAGATCCCGGCCCGTCTGAGGACCCTGCACAACCTGGTGATCCAGTACGCCTCCCAGGGGCGCTACGAGGTGGCCGTGCCCCTCTGCAAACAGGCCCTGGAGGACCTGGAGAAGACCTCCGGCCACAGCCACCCTGATGTGGCCACCATGCTCAACATCCTGGCCCTGGTCTACAG AGATCAGAACAAGTACAAGGAGGCAGCTAACCTGCTAAACGACGCGCTGGCCATTAGGGAGAAGACTCTGGGCATGGATCATCCTGCG GTGGCAGCCACACTCAACAACCTGGCTGTACTGTATGGCAAAAGGGGGAAGTACAAGGAGGCAGAGCCACTGTGTAAGAGAGCCCTGGAGATCAGGGAGAAG GTGTTGGGCACGGACCACCCTGACGTGGCCAAGCAGCTGAACAACCTGGCCCTGCTGTGTCAGAACCAGGGCAAGTACCAGGAGGTTGAGCAGTACTACGAGCGAGCCCTGCACATCTACCAGAGCAGGCTAGGCCCCGACGATGCCAACGTGGCCAAGACCAAGAACAACCtg GCCTCATGTTACTTGAAACAGGGGAAGTACCGACAAGCTGAGGCGCTGTACAAAGAAATTCTGACCCGAGCCCATGAAAAAGAGTTTGGATCTGTGGATG TGGTCCTGTCCCGGTTGGTTAATGAGCAATGCTGCTGA
- the ckmb gene encoding creatine kinase, muscle b, which yields MAKNVHNDYKMKFSVDEEYPDLSLHNNHMAKVLTKEMYSKLRSKSTPSGFTLDDCIQTGVDNPGHPFIMTVGCVAGDEESYEVFKDLFDPIISDRHGGYKPTDKHKTDLNFENLKGGDDLDPAYVLSSRVRTGRSIKGYTLPPHNSRAERRMVEKLSIEALATLDGEFKGKYYPLNGMTDAEQDQLINDHFLFDKPVSPLLLAAGMARDWPDARGIWHNESKSFLVWVNEEDHLRVISMEKGGNMKEVFRRFCVGLNKIEEIFKKHNHGFMWNEHLGFVLTCPSNLGTGLRGGVHVKLPKLSTHPKFEEILTRLRLQKRGTGGVDTASVGGIFDISNADRLGSSEVQQVQLVVDGVKLMVEMEKKLEKGESIDGMIPAQK from the exons ATGGCGAAGAATGTACACAATGACTACAAGATGAAGTTCTCTGTTGATGAAGAGTACCCAGACCTCTCCCTGCACAACAACCACATGGCCAAGGTTCTGACCAAGGAGATGTACAGCAAGCTGAGGAGCAAGTCTACCCCCTCCGGCTTCACCCTGGACGACTGCATCCAGACCGGTGTGGACAACCCTG GACATCCCTTCATCATGACTGTCGGATGCGTTGCTGGTGACGAGGAGTCCTACGAAGTCTTTAAGGATCTGTTTGACCCCATCATCTCGGACCGTCATGGAGGCTACAAGCCCACCGACAAACACAAAACCGACCTGAACTTCGAGAATCTGAAG GGAGGTGATGATCTTGACCCCGCCTACGTCCTGTCCAGCCGCGTGCGTACCGGCCGCAGCATCAAGGGATACACCCTGCCCCCCCACAACAGCCGCGCCGAGCGCAGGATGGTTGAGAAGCTGTCCATTGAGG CCTTGGCAACCCTGGACGGTGAGTTCAAGGGAAAGTACTATCCCCTGAACGGCATGACCGATGCCGAGCAGGATCAGCTGATCAACGACCACTTCCTGTTTGACAAGCCCGTCTCCCCCCTGCTGCTGGCCGCCGGCATGGCCCGTGACTGGCCCGACGCGAGAGGAATCTG GCACAACGAATCCAAGAGCTTCTTGGTCTGGGTGAACGAGGAGGATCACCTGCGTGTCATCTCCATGGAGAAGGGCGGCAACATGAAGGAGGTCTTCAGGCGCTTCTGCGTCGGTCTGAACAAG ATTGAGGAGATCTTCAAGAAGCACAACCACGGCTTCATGTGGAACGAGCATCTCGGCTTCGTGCTGACCTGCCCCTCCAACCTGGGAACTGGCCTGCGCGGTGGTGTGCACGTCAAGCTGCCCAAGCTGAGCACACACCCCAAGTTCGAGGAGATCCTGACCAGGCTTCGCCTGCAGAAACGCGGCACAG GTGGTGTGGACACCGCTTCCGTGGGTGGAATCTTCGACATTTCCAACGCCGATCGTCTGGGCTCCTCAGAGGTGCAGCAGGTGCAGCTGGTGGTGGATGGTGTCAAGCTCATGGTGGAGATGGAGAAGAAGCTGGAGAAGGGAGAGTCCATCGACGGCATGATCCCTGCCCAGAAGTAA
- the klc3 gene encoding kinesin light chain 3 isoform X3, which yields MLSGEEILCSTRQVIAGLEALRGENRTLLDSLQEALEGRPMIESGSVEQEKSSIIRQSLDRIELGLGEAQVMMALSAHLGSLEAEKQKLRAQVRRLCQENQWLRDELAGAQQRLQDREQEVVTLEEQNRHLQFMSSIRKYDQEEPPSDDKETGSAKESLDDLFPTDEEEQSQISQSHGSSAAAAAQQGGYEIPARLRTLHNLVIQYASQGRYEVAVPLCKQALEDLEKTSGHSHPDVATMLNILALVYRDQNKYKEAANLLNDALAIREKTLGMDHPAVAATLNNLAVLYGKRGKYKEAEPLCKRALEIREKVLGTDHPDVAKQLNNLALLCQNQGKYQEVEQYYERALHIYQSRLGPDDANVAKTKNNLASCYLKQGKYRQAEALYKEILTRAHEKEFGSVDGEGHHIWTHTEEAGPVQDGLGSLKRSGSFTKLRESIRRSSEKLVRKLKGVGTQDTTPRTPGMKRANSLNVLNVGVRETPEASRNASGLTETRTLSSSTQSLARRGSLSYTSEH from the exons ATGCTGTCAGGGGAGGAGATTCTGTGTAGCACGCGGCAGGTTATAGCGGGCCTAGAGGCACTGCGTGGGGAGAACCGCACCCTCCTGGACAGCCTGCAGGAGGCGCTGGAGGGCCGACCGATGATCGAGAGCGGCAGCGTGGAGCAGGAGAAGAGCAGCATCATCCGCCAGTCTCTGGATAGGATAGAGTTAGGCCTTGGAGAGGCACAG GTGATGATGGCTCTGTCAGCCCACCTGGGCTCCCTGGAAGCCGAGAAACAGAAGCTGCGGGCCCAGGTACGGAGGCTGTGCCAGGAGAACCAGTGGCTGCGGGATGAGCTGGCTGGAGCCCAGCAGAGGCTGCAGGACCGGGAGCAGGAGGTGGTCACCCTGGAGGAGCAGAACCGACACCTGCAGTTCATGAGCAGCATTCGCAAGTACGATCAGGAGGAGCCCCCGTCG GATGACAAAGAGACGGGCTCAGCCAAGGAGTCCCTGGACGACCTTTTTCCCACGGATGAGGAGGAACAGTCACAGA TATCTCAGTCCCATGGCAGCAGTGCGGCAGCCGCAGCCCAGCAGGGAGGCTATGAGATCCCGGCCCGTCTGAGGACCCTGCACAACCTGGTGATCCAGTACGCCTCCCAGGGGCGCTACGAGGTGGCCGTGCCCCTCTGCAAACAGGCCCTGGAGGACCTGGAGAAGACCTCCGGCCACAGCCACCCTGATGTGGCCACCATGCTCAACATCCTGGCCCTGGTCTACAG AGATCAGAACAAGTACAAGGAGGCAGCTAACCTGCTAAACGACGCGCTGGCCATTAGGGAGAAGACTCTGGGCATGGATCATCCTGCG GTGGCAGCCACACTCAACAACCTGGCTGTACTGTATGGCAAAAGGGGGAAGTACAAGGAGGCAGAGCCACTGTGTAAGAGAGCCCTGGAGATCAGGGAGAAG GTGTTGGGCACGGACCACCCTGACGTGGCCAAGCAGCTGAACAACCTGGCCCTGCTGTGTCAGAACCAGGGCAAGTACCAGGAGGTTGAGCAGTACTACGAGCGAGCCCTGCACATCTACCAGAGCAGGCTAGGCCCCGACGATGCCAACGTGGCCAAGACCAAGAACAACCtg GCCTCATGTTACTTGAAACAGGGGAAGTACCGACAAGCTGAGGCGCTGTACAAAGAAATTCTGACCCGAGCCCATGAAAAAGAGTTTGGATCTGTGGATG GTGAGGGCCATCACATCTGGACCCACACGGAGGAGGCAGGCCCCGTGCAGGACGGGCTGGGCAGCCTGAAGCGCAGTGGCTCCTTCACCAAATTGCGGGAGTCGATACGCAGGAGCAGCGAGAAGCTGGTCAGGAAGCTGAAAGGAGTGGGAACTCAGGATACCACCCCTCGAACACCTGG GATGAAGAGGGCAAATTCCCTGAATGTGCTGAACGTGGGTGTGAGGGAGACTCCGGAAGCGTCCAGG AACGCCAGCGGCCTGACAGAGACCCGGACTCTTAGTTCCAGCACCCAGAGTTTGGCCCGGCGAGGGTCCCTATCCTACACCTCTGAACACTGA
- the klc3 gene encoding kinesin light chain 3 isoform X5 yields the protein MLTSLLPRCMVGIIRSAGAMLSGEEILCSTRQVIAGLEALRGENRTLLDSLQEALEGRPMIESGSVEQEKSSIIRQSLDRIELGLGEAQVMMALSAHLGSLEAEKQKLRAQVRRLCQENQWLRDELAGAQQRLQDREQEVVTLEEQNRHLQFMSSIRKYDQEEPPSDDKETGSAKESLDDLFPTDEEEQSQISQSHGSSAAAAAQQGGYEIPARLRTLHNLVIQYASQGRYEVAVPLCKQALEDLEKTSGHSHPDVATMLNILALVYRDQNKYKEAANLLNDALAIREKTLGMDHPAVAATLNNLAVLYGKRGKYKEAEPLCKRALEIREKVLGTDHPDVAKQLNNLALLCQNQGKYQEVEQYYERALHIYQSRLGPDDANVAKTKNNLLCCLPGNRPHVT from the exons ATGTTGACGTCCCTGCTACCGCGGTGCATGGTGGGAATCATCAGATCAG CAGGTGCCATGCTGTCAGGGGAGGAGATTCTGTGTAGCACGCGGCAGGTTATAGCGGGCCTAGAGGCACTGCGTGGGGAGAACCGCACCCTCCTGGACAGCCTGCAGGAGGCGCTGGAGGGCCGACCGATGATCGAGAGCGGCAGCGTGGAGCAGGAGAAGAGCAGCATCATCCGCCAGTCTCTGGATAGGATAGAGTTAGGCCTTGGAGAGGCACAG GTGATGATGGCTCTGTCAGCCCACCTGGGCTCCCTGGAAGCCGAGAAACAGAAGCTGCGGGCCCAGGTACGGAGGCTGTGCCAGGAGAACCAGTGGCTGCGGGATGAGCTGGCTGGAGCCCAGCAGAGGCTGCAGGACCGGGAGCAGGAGGTGGTCACCCTGGAGGAGCAGAACCGACACCTGCAGTTCATGAGCAGCATTCGCAAGTACGATCAGGAGGAGCCCCCGTCG GATGACAAAGAGACGGGCTCAGCCAAGGAGTCCCTGGACGACCTTTTTCCCACGGATGAGGAGGAACAGTCACAGA TATCTCAGTCCCATGGCAGCAGTGCGGCAGCCGCAGCCCAGCAGGGAGGCTATGAGATCCCGGCCCGTCTGAGGACCCTGCACAACCTGGTGATCCAGTACGCCTCCCAGGGGCGCTACGAGGTGGCCGTGCCCCTCTGCAAACAGGCCCTGGAGGACCTGGAGAAGACCTCCGGCCACAGCCACCCTGATGTGGCCACCATGCTCAACATCCTGGCCCTGGTCTACAG AGATCAGAACAAGTACAAGGAGGCAGCTAACCTGCTAAACGACGCGCTGGCCATTAGGGAGAAGACTCTGGGCATGGATCATCCTGCG GTGGCAGCCACACTCAACAACCTGGCTGTACTGTATGGCAAAAGGGGGAAGTACAAGGAGGCAGAGCCACTGTGTAAGAGAGCCCTGGAGATCAGGGAGAAG GTGTTGGGCACGGACCACCCTGACGTGGCCAAGCAGCTGAACAACCTGGCCCTGCTGTGTCAGAACCAGGGCAAGTACCAGGAGGTTGAGCAGTACTACGAGCGAGCCCTGCACATCTACCAGAGCAGGCTAGGCCCCGACGATGCCAACGTGGCCAAGACCAAGAACAACCtg TTATGCTGTCTTCCTGGGAACAGGCCTCATGTTACTTGA
- the klc3 gene encoding kinesin light chain 3 isoform X2 — translation MLTSLLPRCMVGIIRSGAMLSGEEILCSTRQVIAGLEALRGENRTLLDSLQEALEGRPMIESGSVEQEKSSIIRQSLDRIELGLGEAQVMMALSAHLGSLEAEKQKLRAQVRRLCQENQWLRDELAGAQQRLQDREQEVVTLEEQNRHLQFMSSIRKYDQEEPPSDDKETGSAKESLDDLFPTDEEEQSQISQSHGSSAAAAAQQGGYEIPARLRTLHNLVIQYASQGRYEVAVPLCKQALEDLEKTSGHSHPDVATMLNILALVYRDQNKYKEAANLLNDALAIREKTLGMDHPAVAATLNNLAVLYGKRGKYKEAEPLCKRALEIREKVLGTDHPDVAKQLNNLALLCQNQGKYQEVEQYYERALHIYQSRLGPDDANVAKTKNNLASCYLKQGKYRQAEALYKEILTRAHEKEFGSVDGEGHHIWTHTEEAGPVQDGLGSLKRSGSFTKLRESIRRSSEKLVRKLKGVGTQDTTPRTPGMKRANSLNVLNVGVRETPEASRNASGLTETRTLSSSTQSLARRGSLSYTSEH, via the exons ATGTTGACGTCCCTGCTACCGCGGTGCATGGTGGGAATCATCAGATCAG GTGCCATGCTGTCAGGGGAGGAGATTCTGTGTAGCACGCGGCAGGTTATAGCGGGCCTAGAGGCACTGCGTGGGGAGAACCGCACCCTCCTGGACAGCCTGCAGGAGGCGCTGGAGGGCCGACCGATGATCGAGAGCGGCAGCGTGGAGCAGGAGAAGAGCAGCATCATCCGCCAGTCTCTGGATAGGATAGAGTTAGGCCTTGGAGAGGCACAG GTGATGATGGCTCTGTCAGCCCACCTGGGCTCCCTGGAAGCCGAGAAACAGAAGCTGCGGGCCCAGGTACGGAGGCTGTGCCAGGAGAACCAGTGGCTGCGGGATGAGCTGGCTGGAGCCCAGCAGAGGCTGCAGGACCGGGAGCAGGAGGTGGTCACCCTGGAGGAGCAGAACCGACACCTGCAGTTCATGAGCAGCATTCGCAAGTACGATCAGGAGGAGCCCCCGTCG GATGACAAAGAGACGGGCTCAGCCAAGGAGTCCCTGGACGACCTTTTTCCCACGGATGAGGAGGAACAGTCACAGA TATCTCAGTCCCATGGCAGCAGTGCGGCAGCCGCAGCCCAGCAGGGAGGCTATGAGATCCCGGCCCGTCTGAGGACCCTGCACAACCTGGTGATCCAGTACGCCTCCCAGGGGCGCTACGAGGTGGCCGTGCCCCTCTGCAAACAGGCCCTGGAGGACCTGGAGAAGACCTCCGGCCACAGCCACCCTGATGTGGCCACCATGCTCAACATCCTGGCCCTGGTCTACAG AGATCAGAACAAGTACAAGGAGGCAGCTAACCTGCTAAACGACGCGCTGGCCATTAGGGAGAAGACTCTGGGCATGGATCATCCTGCG GTGGCAGCCACACTCAACAACCTGGCTGTACTGTATGGCAAAAGGGGGAAGTACAAGGAGGCAGAGCCACTGTGTAAGAGAGCCCTGGAGATCAGGGAGAAG GTGTTGGGCACGGACCACCCTGACGTGGCCAAGCAGCTGAACAACCTGGCCCTGCTGTGTCAGAACCAGGGCAAGTACCAGGAGGTTGAGCAGTACTACGAGCGAGCCCTGCACATCTACCAGAGCAGGCTAGGCCCCGACGATGCCAACGTGGCCAAGACCAAGAACAACCtg GCCTCATGTTACTTGAAACAGGGGAAGTACCGACAAGCTGAGGCGCTGTACAAAGAAATTCTGACCCGAGCCCATGAAAAAGAGTTTGGATCTGTGGATG GTGAGGGCCATCACATCTGGACCCACACGGAGGAGGCAGGCCCCGTGCAGGACGGGCTGGGCAGCCTGAAGCGCAGTGGCTCCTTCACCAAATTGCGGGAGTCGATACGCAGGAGCAGCGAGAAGCTGGTCAGGAAGCTGAAAGGAGTGGGAACTCAGGATACCACCCCTCGAACACCTGG GATGAAGAGGGCAAATTCCCTGAATGTGCTGAACGTGGGTGTGAGGGAGACTCCGGAAGCGTCCAGG AACGCCAGCGGCCTGACAGAGACCCGGACTCTTAGTTCCAGCACCCAGAGTTTGGCCCGGCGAGGGTCCCTATCCTACACCTCTGAACACTGA
- the klc3 gene encoding kinesin light chain 3 isoform X1 — MLTSLLPRCMVGIIRSAGAMLSGEEILCSTRQVIAGLEALRGENRTLLDSLQEALEGRPMIESGSVEQEKSSIIRQSLDRIELGLGEAQVMMALSAHLGSLEAEKQKLRAQVRRLCQENQWLRDELAGAQQRLQDREQEVVTLEEQNRHLQFMSSIRKYDQEEPPSDDKETGSAKESLDDLFPTDEEEQSQISQSHGSSAAAAAQQGGYEIPARLRTLHNLVIQYASQGRYEVAVPLCKQALEDLEKTSGHSHPDVATMLNILALVYRDQNKYKEAANLLNDALAIREKTLGMDHPAVAATLNNLAVLYGKRGKYKEAEPLCKRALEIREKVLGTDHPDVAKQLNNLALLCQNQGKYQEVEQYYERALHIYQSRLGPDDANVAKTKNNLASCYLKQGKYRQAEALYKEILTRAHEKEFGSVDGEGHHIWTHTEEAGPVQDGLGSLKRSGSFTKLRESIRRSSEKLVRKLKGVGTQDTTPRTPGMKRANSLNVLNVGVRETPEASRNASGLTETRTLSSSTQSLARRGSLSYTSEH; from the exons ATGTTGACGTCCCTGCTACCGCGGTGCATGGTGGGAATCATCAGATCAG CAGGTGCCATGCTGTCAGGGGAGGAGATTCTGTGTAGCACGCGGCAGGTTATAGCGGGCCTAGAGGCACTGCGTGGGGAGAACCGCACCCTCCTGGACAGCCTGCAGGAGGCGCTGGAGGGCCGACCGATGATCGAGAGCGGCAGCGTGGAGCAGGAGAAGAGCAGCATCATCCGCCAGTCTCTGGATAGGATAGAGTTAGGCCTTGGAGAGGCACAG GTGATGATGGCTCTGTCAGCCCACCTGGGCTCCCTGGAAGCCGAGAAACAGAAGCTGCGGGCCCAGGTACGGAGGCTGTGCCAGGAGAACCAGTGGCTGCGGGATGAGCTGGCTGGAGCCCAGCAGAGGCTGCAGGACCGGGAGCAGGAGGTGGTCACCCTGGAGGAGCAGAACCGACACCTGCAGTTCATGAGCAGCATTCGCAAGTACGATCAGGAGGAGCCCCCGTCG GATGACAAAGAGACGGGCTCAGCCAAGGAGTCCCTGGACGACCTTTTTCCCACGGATGAGGAGGAACAGTCACAGA TATCTCAGTCCCATGGCAGCAGTGCGGCAGCCGCAGCCCAGCAGGGAGGCTATGAGATCCCGGCCCGTCTGAGGACCCTGCACAACCTGGTGATCCAGTACGCCTCCCAGGGGCGCTACGAGGTGGCCGTGCCCCTCTGCAAACAGGCCCTGGAGGACCTGGAGAAGACCTCCGGCCACAGCCACCCTGATGTGGCCACCATGCTCAACATCCTGGCCCTGGTCTACAG AGATCAGAACAAGTACAAGGAGGCAGCTAACCTGCTAAACGACGCGCTGGCCATTAGGGAGAAGACTCTGGGCATGGATCATCCTGCG GTGGCAGCCACACTCAACAACCTGGCTGTACTGTATGGCAAAAGGGGGAAGTACAAGGAGGCAGAGCCACTGTGTAAGAGAGCCCTGGAGATCAGGGAGAAG GTGTTGGGCACGGACCACCCTGACGTGGCCAAGCAGCTGAACAACCTGGCCCTGCTGTGTCAGAACCAGGGCAAGTACCAGGAGGTTGAGCAGTACTACGAGCGAGCCCTGCACATCTACCAGAGCAGGCTAGGCCCCGACGATGCCAACGTGGCCAAGACCAAGAACAACCtg GCCTCATGTTACTTGAAACAGGGGAAGTACCGACAAGCTGAGGCGCTGTACAAAGAAATTCTGACCCGAGCCCATGAAAAAGAGTTTGGATCTGTGGATG GTGAGGGCCATCACATCTGGACCCACACGGAGGAGGCAGGCCCCGTGCAGGACGGGCTGGGCAGCCTGAAGCGCAGTGGCTCCTTCACCAAATTGCGGGAGTCGATACGCAGGAGCAGCGAGAAGCTGGTCAGGAAGCTGAAAGGAGTGGGAACTCAGGATACCACCCCTCGAACACCTGG GATGAAGAGGGCAAATTCCCTGAATGTGCTGAACGTGGGTGTGAGGGAGACTCCGGAAGCGTCCAGG AACGCCAGCGGCCTGACAGAGACCCGGACTCTTAGTTCCAGCACCCAGAGTTTGGCCCGGCGAGGGTCCCTATCCTACACCTCTGAACACTGA